Genomic DNA from bacterium:
TTCAGATACTCAATACCAACTCAATCAAAAGTTGTAATAAAAATATATGACATACTTGGAAATGAAATAGCAACATTGATGGATGAAGAAAAATCTGTTGGCACATACGAGCTGATGTGGAATGCACAGAATCTCTCGAGCGGTATTTACTTCTATCAACTTAAAGCAGGAGAATTTACCCAAACAAGAAAAATGTTATTGCTGAAATAATAAATCAAAAGTGTAGGGGCACAAAATTTTGTGCCCCTACGAAGGTAATGTGAGAATGAAAATGTTATTGCTGAAATAATTAATACTAATGGAGGGAAAAATGTATAGTGAAAAACAAAAGGACAACTCTCTGTATTTAATGGTATACATAACTTTATTAATGATACTCATTTTTTTGTTAGGATATATTTTTCAAATAAAAGCTTGAAATAATATTGAAACGAAGAAAATGATATTAATAAAATAGTTATTGCAGTAGAGACAAGCGATCGCGTGTCTCTACAAATGTAGTGTGAGAAATGAAAATGTTATTGATTAAACAAAAAAATAATTTATCCCCTCCTGCCTGAGTAGGGGACTAAGGGGAGGTGGGAGATTTTCACCACCCCGGTCTTCGACCACCCCTCCTCAGAGAGGAGGGGAATTTGAAAAAAGTGTTTTTTGAAAATGAATTGTTCTCTAATTAATTATTTATCAACCATAAATAGGAGGATCTATGAAATCGAACTTTTTCAAATTGTTGTTGCTCATTGCTGTTTTGACATTGAGCAATGGTTCTTTATTCGCCCAGTATGAGTGGGAAAAGTATGCAAGCAATCCACTTAGCATCCACGGCTCACCCGGTTCGTGGGATGAAAGCGTTATTACACCTTGTGTTATTTTCAACCCGGACCTGAACAGGTATGAAATGTGGTTTGGAACTTTTGACGGTACCTACCCCAATAACGGAATTGGATTTGCCTGGTCAACAGATGGAATAACCTGGACTAAGCATCCATCAGCAGTAATGACACCAAGTGGAAGCGGATGGGATGCTGTCTCTGTCGGCGAATGCAGTGTAATCAAAGAAGGCAATGTTTATAAAATGTGGTACACAGGTCACCCAAATTCAACACGCACACCTTCATATATCGGTTATGCAACTTCAACTGACGGAGGATTAACCTGGGAGCCATATGCTGGCAATCCTGTCTTAAGCCCCGGCACAGGATGGGAATCTGCAAGAGTTGAATTTCCTTCTGTAATTAAAGTGACTGGAGGTTACTGGATGTTTTATACAGGTGAGTTATCTCACGGAATAGCACGCACAGGCAGAGCATTTTCTACAGATGGAATTAGCTGGCAAAAGGATACCGCACACAATCCTGTTTTACTCCCAGGTGGTGCAGGTGAGTGGGATCAAAACAATTATCTTGGAAATGTTATTGAACTAGATAACACTCTTTACATTTACTACACAGGTGAAACAAATCCCGGTGTAAGCGGCTCTGCAATTGGTGGTGCATCTTCGACTGATATGGGAATAACGTGGACTAAGTTTCAGAACAATCCTATTATTCAACGGGGAACAAGCGGGCAATGGGATAACGGCTGGATTGAAACAGGTTGGCAGTTTTTGCTCATAACGAATTAAAGCTTTATTACGATGGTGGTGGTTCAGCAACCGGTTATCTTGGCAGAATTGGTCTTGCAATTTCGGATCCTCTCCCAGCAGGAACTTATTCAATTGGTAGTGGTGGCAACTTCGCAACAATTCAGGATGCATTTAATAAACTTGAAGCAGATGGAGTTGCAGGCAATGTTACACTTGAACTGATTGATGAACTTTACACAGCGCCGACAACTCAATATGGCTTTCAACTAAATGGACCAATCCCCGGAGCCGGACCAAACAGCAGAGTTACAATCAAACCAGCTGAGAATAAAAATGTTGTAATTGAAGGAAATAATGAAGGCGTGCTCTATTTGATTAATACAGGTTACGTAACATTTGATGGTGTTGATGTAACCGGATCGACTACTTTAACTATTCATGCCCTTCAAAACTTAAGTTATGCTTACAGTGATGCACTTGATTTTATTAACAACTCAGATCATAATATAATCCAGAATATTAATTTCATTGTTGAGGATTATGCAAGAGCAAGTGGTACTGGATTTTGGTACAATCAATCAGGAGCTTTTGCACCAGACAGTAACTTAATTCAAAATAATTTTGTAAGAAAAGGTGGTATGGGATTTTATGTAGTTTCTCCTACTTCAACTACAAGATGTAAGGGGAATGTCATCAGGGGAAATAGAATAGGATCGGAGACAGATAGCTTAATCACTTACGGCATTCAGGTTACTCATAGTGAAAATTCGATTATTGAAAATAATATAATTCAAAATTTGAAAGTGACAATCAGCGGAGCAGACCAATTAACGGCGGGAATAGTCTCAGTCGTAGGTTCTAATGATATTATCAGAAGCAATGTTATTAGCAATCTTAGAGGAATTTCTGGTTTTACTACCTCCGGTATAGCATTATATGGTATCGCCGGCGGTCAGGGAAATAATAGCTATGTATATAATAATATGATATATGATATTCATAGTGTATCAACTCAGACAAACAGCAGAGTAGCTGGCATACAGGTACAATATCAGAATAATCCAAAGATCTATTATAACTCGGTTTACTTATCTGGCACTGGAGAAATCCAGCTTGGTTCCGCTGCGCTTTATATTTTTAGCAATGTTACAAATGCAGATGTAAAGAACAACATTTTTGTAAATACAAGAGATGAATCACCATATTGTGGGTCAGCAATTTATGATTATGGTTCTGCAAACCTAACTTCAGATTATAACGATCTTTACTATGATAATACTAATAATAACAATTGTCTGGTTAGAATCGGAAGCACAGATTATCACACACTTGCAGATTGGCAAGCAACAGGGAAAGATCTTCACAGCTATGTTGAAATGCCGCACTTTATTTCACCAACTGATTTACATATTGATGAAGGTACTGCAACTTATCTTGAATCACGAGGAACTCCAATTGCAGAAGTATTAACAGATATTGATGGAGATGTCAGAGATAATGATTCAACTGATATCGGTGCAGATGAATTTGATGGAATAGTTGGTGTTGAAAATGAGGAAACACTTCCAACGGAATTTGCTCTTGAGCAAAATTATCCAAATCCGTTTAATCCAAATACAACATTCAGATACTCAATACCAAAACAGTCAAAAGTTGTAATAAAATTATTTGATATACTCGGAAATGAAATCGCAACATTGTTGGATGAAGAAAAATCTGTTGGCACATACGAGCTGATGTGGAATGCACAGAATCTCTCGAGCGGTATTTACTTCTATCAACTTAAAGCAGGAGAATTTACCCAAACAAGAAAAATGTTATTGCTGAAATAATAAATCAAAAGTGTAGGGGCACAAAATTTTGTGCCCCTACGAAGGTAATGTGAGAATGAAAATGTTATTGCTGAAATAATTAATACTAATGGAGGGAAAAATGTATTGTGAAAAACAAAAGGACAATTCACTGTATTTAATGGTGTACATAACTTTGTTGATGATACTCATTTTTTTGTTAGGATATATTTTCCAAATTAAAGCTGAAAATAAAATTGAGACAAAGAAAATAATTTTATTGAAATAGAATAATCGTAGAGACACGCGATCTTGTGTCTTTACAAATAAAATGTGAGAAATGAAAATGTTATTATTTAAATAAAAAATAACCTCACCCTGTTTCCCTCTCCCTGCCTACCGCAGGCAGGCTTACCAAGGAGAGGGACTAAGGGAGAGGTAAATATTTAACAATCCATAACTAGGAGGATTTATGAAAAAGTTTTTACTTTTTTTGTGCTTACTTATTTTGTGTTCGTCGACACTGCTTGGACAAGATGAATATCCACGTCCTCTAGAAGAAGTAGACGTCTCACAAATCTGGCATTCCACTCCCGGAGTGATTCCTGAAAATAATATGATGTATGATCCGATTGTATCTGACATCATAAATCAAACAAACCTTGATTCACTCGTCTCTTATGTTCGTATTCTTTCAGGAGAAGATTCAGTATGGATAGGCAGTACAAAAGTATTGATACAGAATCGTGGAAGCAGCGGAGGTGATCTGGCTGCTGATTATCTTATTCAAAAGCTCGCATCATATAACCTTGAAATATATGATCAAATTTATAGCAGCACCGGAAGAAATGTGTATGCAATGCAAGAGGGTTATCTATATCCTGAGCAACAATATATCATCTGTGCACACTATGATGCAGTAGATGTCTATTGTGCTGATGATAATGCCACTGGTGTTGCTGCAGTAATAGAAGCTGCGAGGATTCTGTCAAAATATGATTTCAAGTACACGCTTATCTATGCACTCTGGGATGAAGAGGAAATTGGTTTAGTCGGAAGCAATTATTATGCATCGCAGGCATCATCGAATCAGGATGATATACAGGGAGTATTGAATATGGATATGTTAGCCTGGGATGGAAATAATGATAACCTTCTCGACATTCACACACAGAACACAGGCAACTCAAACGATCTTGCGAACCTGATGGTTGTAGTTAATTACTTGTATGGATTGTCACTTAATCCTGTAATCTATAATCCGGGCACCTGGCAGAGTGATCACTCTTCTTTCTGGAATCACGGATATGGTGCTATACTTCTTATTGAAGCTTATTATGGTGGTGATCTAAATCCATATTATCATAGTATAGATGATCGAATAGACAAATTCAATCTATCTTACTTTCATAATTTAAGTAAGCTTTCGATTGGTACTATTTCATCGTTGCTTGAGGCAACGCAAGACACACTCCTTGCTTCTATTACACCAGATCTTGGATATCAAACATATCCAGTAAATGTTCAGATCAAAGGAGTGAACACACACTTTCAGGAAGGAACAGGAACAGAGCAAGTTTGGTTCTCAATGGATCAGGAAACAATCTTAGCAGATAATTTTAATGTAAACAGCAACACATTATTGAGTGCACAATTTCAAATACCGGCTACAGCAGCAATCGGTTTGTGGGATGTAATTGTAGAATGTTCAATTGATGGAATTATTTCCAAGGCAGAAGCATTTGAGATTCTTCCACCACCAGCGATAATAGTTGTTCAACCTGATTCAATTGTTGTTGGTGTATTGCCCGGTTCAACTAAAACAAAAATATTAACAATCAGTAATGAAGGAGAAACGGATCTAAATTTTAATATCATCGGTGGATTTAGCTCAACTAATTATGCACTGTTGTACGATGGTATGGATGATTATGTCGAAGTGCCCGATAATCCAGAACTTAGTGCCATCGGATCATTTTTTACTCTTGAATTCTGGATAAAAATAGACTCGTACCCAAATATTCAACGAGAAGTATTAGGAAAATGGGGTAATGGATATATAGAAGATGATGAATACGCTATATGCATCGACCCATCTGGAATTCTCGGTATAGGTATTTCAGGTAATACAGGTCAAACTATTAAAGCAGAAGTGTTTTCTGACCCTATTCAACCACAAATCTGGAAGCACATCACAGTAGTATTTGATGCTAATATTAGTTCATTAAAAGTTTATGGAGATGGAATATTAGAGGGAGAAGCGAATACAAATACGATTATTATGGACCGGGATACTGATCAATCATTTTTTATTGGCGCTTATGATTTTTCATGGTCTTTCTTTAAAGGTTTACTTGATGATGTCAGGATTTGCAATGTTGCAAGAACTCAAAGTGATATTCAGGAAGATATGTATCAGCAATTATCAGGAAGTGAAACAGGTTTACTTGGTTACTGGCAATTCAATGAAGGAACAGGTGATATTACATCCGATAAAACAGTAAATGCCAACAATGGTTCACTTTTCGGTGGTGTGCAGTGGACTACTTCCTCAGCACCATTAATGCCTGGCTGGTTTTTCACGAGTACAGATTCTGGAATCTGTTCTCCACACACATCAATGGATATTGAACTGCTCTTTGATGCAACCGAAGTTGATACCAGAGATTACCACGCTTCAATAATTGTAAAAAATAATGATCCTTTTACACCATCTGTTGTAGTTCCAATTCATATGATAGTTTCATCGTCCGTTGGAATTGAGGATGGATTAAATAATCCACTGGTTTTCAATCTTGAGCAAAATTATCCAAACCCGTTCAATCCCAGTACAACGATAAAATACTCAATACCGATGTTAAGCAAAGTTAAGTTAACACTCTTCAATTTGCTGGGTGAAGAAGTAACGACTTTAGTGAATGAAGAAAAAATTGCGGGAAATTATTCTATTGAATTCAACGCAACATTACTGCCAAGCGGTGTTTATTTCTATCAATTGCGTGCGGGTGAATATACAGCAGTGAAGAAAATGATATTGTTGAAATAAAATAATTAACCGTAGAGACAGGTCGCGACCTGTCTCTACAAATTTAATGTGAGAATTAAAATGGTATGGTACTCTAAATAAATATTTATCAATCCATAACTAGGAGGATAAAATGTTGAGTTATACGAAATCCCGCAACGCGGGAAAAACTTCTCTACAAACTTTGTTTTTCTTTTTAATTGCTGTGCAGATTTGTTTTGCACAAGCACCAGTAATTTCAGTCACACCGGACTCTTTAATCGAAGATTTGTTATCAGGTAAAACAAGTGAACAAACACTTACCATATTTAACAATGGGAGTAGTGATCTGACGTTTGAGATAAATGTCAGAGATAATTTTGAGTTATTTCTTCTTAATTCAACCGACGATTATTCTATAGTTAGTTCAACTGATCCTTTAGAAGTAGCTAATATACCGGTAACCGACTACAAGAGTTATAGTGGAAATAGTTCATCTACGGGAAAGACATTTCTTCTCGAAAAAAATGAAAAAATTTATGAAGATAAATCGCTGGCGGGAGGATTAAAAATACTATTAATCACGTGCGGCGGTATGCCGAGTGAAATAAAAGATGCGTTACTAAGTTTTCCGGATATTCAGCAGGTTGATATTTTCGATGCATCAGGTTCAACTCCAACTATAAATCAATTACTCCCTTATCACACAGTAATAGCAATGGACAACACTCCATATTCTGATCCCGTCGAGTTGGGTAATATATTGGCTGATTATGTAGATGCCGGAAGAGGACTTATACTAACTGTTGCAACATTTGCTTCTGGATGGGAAATTACGGGACGTCTATTGGAAGATGAGTATTTTCCATTCAACATTGGTTATGGTCCCGTTGGAGGAGCAACACTTGGAACATTTAATCCAACTCATCCGATTATGCAGGGTGTAACATCAGCTTATGGAGATTTACTTGTAGATTTAACGGTTGCTAATGGTGCGGAGTTAGTAGCAAGCTGGGATACTGGATGGCCATTCGTGGCAACCAAGGGAAAAAATGTTGTTGCAGTAAACATATATGTAACAGAACCGGGTTATTGGACTGGTGATATTCCTTTACTTCTTCACAATGCTGCTTTCTGGGCTGGCAGCTGCAGATGGCTTTCTGCTGAGCCTGATAATGGAACGATTACCGCAGGTTCATCAATGGACATAACAATGAAATTTAATGCCGCAGGTTTAACTGGTGGTGAATATAATGCCAATATAAAAATATCCAGTAACGATCCCGTTACACCTGAGCTGATTGTTCCTGCACACTTATCTATTACAGATGCACCTGCAATTTGGACAAATACGGATAATATTAATTTCGGTGAAGTATTCCTTGGAGTATCTGATACATTTTACCTTGAAGTAAGAAACATTGGCTCACAGGACTTACTGATAATAAATTCAGCTATTCAACCAACCGAGTATACGGTATCGCCCGCGTTTGCAGGTATTGATCCGGGAGGGAGTGAAATCTTTACAATATCGTTTCTGCCAACTCAAGCTGGGAACTATCCCGGTACATTAACACTGACTAATAACGATCCATTGTACGACAATTATGTAGTTGACCTGAGCGGACAGGGAGTAGAGCCACCGATAATTGTTGTTTCTCCTGACTCATTGGTAGTCGGTGTGTTACCTGGTTCCACAAGAACAAAAATACTAACTATTAGTAACCAAGGCGAGAGCAATCTTTACTTCAACATTATCGGTGGTTTTAGTTCAACTAATTATGCGTTGCAGTTTGATGGAGTTGATGATCTTGTTGAAGTTCAAGATAATGCTAGTCTTGATATTTCAACTGAATTGACAATTGAAGCGTGGGCAAAGGTTGATTATCAACAATTTTATACAAACCCCGCAATTGTTTGCAAATATATTCATCCAATATCTGGATATTCTCTCAACCTTTTTTCGTATATCAATAATCCAATGACACTAGAGTTCAGAGATCTAAATTCCAATTGGTGTTATGTTTCAAGTTTAACAACAGGACTCAATGATTTTACATGGCACCATTTTGCTGGCACTTTTGACGGGGTGAAATTACGCATATATATAGACGGCATTCTGGATAATACTAGTCCAGATTATGTAACATCCATACTGTCAAATGATCTAAATCTAGCTATAGGCGGCGTCGTAAATATACAACAATGGTTTAATGGATTCATTGATGAAGTAAGAATTTGGAATGTTGCAAGAAGCCAACTCGAAATTCAAAACTCTATGTATAAGCAACTTAATAACATCGAACCAGGACTTGTAGCTTACTGGCAGTTTGATGAAGGAACCGGTACTATTACTTACGATAAAACTGCAAATGCGAACAATGGGACACTTAACGGAGGTGTTCAATGGACGGACGTTGCACCGCTTTTGCAGCCTGGTTGGTTTCTTATGAGTACGGATTCAGGAGTTTGTTTACCACACACATCAATGGATATCGAACTACTGTTTAATGCAACGGAACTTGATACCGGTGATTATTATGCTGCCGTAATTGTAAAAAGTAACGATCCTTTTACACCATCGGTTATAGTTCCGATTCATATGAAAGTTTCAACTTCAGTAGGAGTTGGTGATGGATTGAATACTCCAATGGTTTTCAATCTTGATCAAAATTATCCGAACCCATTCAATCCCAACACAACAATAAAATACTCAATACCTGAATTAAGCAAAGTAAAGTTAACGCTCTTCAATTTGCTGGGTGAAGAGATAACAACTTTAGTTAACGAAGAAAAGGTTGCAGGAAATTATTCGATTGAATTTTCCGCGGCATCATTGCCGAGCGGAGTTTATTTTTACAGAATACAAGCTGGTTCTTTTGTTGACACTAAGAAAATGATTTTAATAAAGTAATGGAGGCATTATGAAAACTTTAATTCAAACTCTGTTTTTCTTTATACTTACAACGCAGATTTGTTTTGGGCAAGATTTCAATTCAAACAATCAGCAAGATTATAAATCCAGAAAATTTATGATGAAATCTCACAATCCCAATCTCAAATCTTTTCCGGAAAAATCATTTTATAAACAGAAAGAAGATTGGCAATACATAATTGATACTACATGGGGACCCGGCTTACCACTTGCGCAGAAGCAGCAGATATTCAATATGTTCGCCAATAGTCTTCACAATTCTTTTGATGGATTTAATTCTCTCGGAATGACAATTGAGGATTGGGATACATTAAGAAACTATTATTATTCGAAAATAAACTCGACAACAAGTCGGGGAAGATTTTCAGCAATAATGAATTATTTATGTTCTAAGCTAAGAGATGGTCATACTTATTGTGATGATATTGGTGTTTATAGCACCCCATTAAATCCTGGTGTCCCATTTTTTATGTTTAGTGGTAATATTAGGAATGTAGAACATTTTGGAGCCGTGACAACTATTCTACCCGATAGTAATGTTATGATTTTACGTGTTGTCAATAATCATCCGCTCAATCTTGTGCCCGGAGATATTATTCTTGGATATGAAGGAGTTCCCTGGAAGGATTTGATTGTTGAATTAATGAATGCCGAGCTTCCAAATTATGATTGGTGGGGCGCTTATGAAGGTACTTATACAGATCATTTATTCATAGGTGCTGGAATGAATTGGCATTTATTTGATACAATTGATATACTGAAATACTCAACTGGTGATACGGTACATTTATCAGTCGCACCCTTAGTGAATCTGAACGTCCCCTCGATGTTAAATAATGAGCAAATAGAAATTCCAAACATTCCATTCCCGAATTATTTCAATGGTCAATATGTAAGCTATGGAATCCTGAATAACACAAATATTGGTTATATCTATGTGCTATCAGAAACTGGTACAGGCAATTCAAATTTTGACCAAGCTGTTGCTTCATTGCAGAATACCGATGCGCTAATAATTGATATGCGATGGAATGAAGGTGGTACAACAAGTTGGTCAGGAGCTTTTAACATTTTAGCGAATGAGAGTTTCCCTACTCTTGAATATGCTATGCGATGCAGTCCTTCAGACTTTACGTTGTGTCCGAACGGCAATGTAGGCACTTGTTTTGTAAATGGATCACAAACAAAATATGACAGACCAATAGCAGTATTATTAGGTCCAACTTGTATAAGCACAGGTGATCGAAATGCTTACAGATTAAAATACTTGTATAATGTAAAAACATTTGGGAAACCAACTTGGGGAACTCCTGGTTGGGATATCGACTTTAGTACCAGTACTTGGTATATGAGGCACTCTACTGGAGATGCATTTCATACAAATAATCCCGGATATTATTTGCAAAGAAGAGAATTCCCAATTGACTACCCGGTTTGGCATAATCGTGATGATGTTGCCGTAGGTAAAGATGCTGTTGTAGAAAAAGCACTTTGGTGGATAAATAATTTGGTTTATCCGCATGATAATGTAACTGATAAAACTTATTATTCTCCATCGGATGACACGATTCATTTTTCAACAATTATTGAGAATCCGAATTCTCATCAGCTATCAGCACGTGCATATCTCAAAACAATTGAAGGTGTTCTGATTGATTCTGTCAATCTTGAAAAACAAACATTAAACTCAGACAGCGAAAATTGGATAGCACGCATTAGTAAACCAAGTTTTGAGGAAATATTCAAAATAGCCCTCACTGTATTCGATGAAACGGCATCAGAGCGATTCACAGTACCAAATGCAACTCGTTTTGCTACTTCTGGTCCCGTAGTGTTGGATAGCGTTACTTACACAAAGAATTTTGGCAAATACTTCTGTAGACCGTATATAACAAATAAAGGAGATTCCAGTCTCCACAATATTTCAGGTAAGCTTATAAGTAATGATGCTTGGGTAACCACAATAAATCCATCAACCTGGTTGATACAAAATCTACCACCTGATGTTTCTACACCTTCAGTTGGAGCTTTGATAGTGAGCGTGATTGATACCTTATTCCCAGCATACTTCAATTTTGAAGCTCATATTGGCTGCGATAATTGGCCTTTTTGGGAAGATTCGATTTTGGTGATTGTTGGAGTTGAAGATGAAATATCATCGCCAACAGAGTTTTTGCTTTTACAAAATTATCCGAATCCTTTCAACCCAAGCACAATAATCAGTTATCAGTTACCTGTAAGCAGTGATGTAACGCTAAAAGTTTATGATGTCCTTGGGAATGAAATTGCGACACTTGTTGATGAATACAAACCATCAAGCAGGTATGAAGTTGAGTTTGATGCGGTTTCTTTACCAAGTGGTGTTTATTTCTATCAATTAAGAGCAGGTGACTTTATACAAACACGTAAGATGATTTTAATTAAATAAAATTTTGGGATCTGTCTCTCAACCATAGGCTGACAAGCTGACCGATCCGGAATATTGATGCGAACTAAAAGCGGAACGGACGGTAGTCCGTTCCCTACACGGGAATGTATGAAATGAAAATGCTTTTATTTAAATAAAAAAACCTCTCCCTTAATCCCTCTCCTTAGTAAGGAGAGGGAAAGAGGGTGAGGTTGTGTTCTTAAAAGATAAAACGGTTCACTAATTAATAATTTATCAATCTTTAAATAGGAGGTTCCTATGTCAAGTTTCTTGAAATACCTAAACAAAGAAAAAAGTGTATTATTTCTTTTGTTTTTTTTATCAACAAGTTTTTGTTGTACAGTATTGGCTCAACCAGTTCATACACAAGGGCATTTATATATAATAGAACTGGATAAGGAGAAAGAGAATTTTGTAAATGAATTACGTCTGGATGTATCTCCTGGTGATTCGATCCAATTTAAAAGTGTAAATGGCGACTTTGCTATTTATGTTATAAATGCAATTAGTTTTCTCCAAATCAAAGATGAAGATCTAAAAGCACGGGTTAATTCTAAGAATCCGGTAAGCGAAATCTATTTGGTGAAGACAGCAACTGACGAAATTGAATATATATATTCTATTTACTGTGTTACTTCAAATAGTTGGCCCGATGCACCGCCACGAATAATTATTGTATCTCAGTAATAAACGGGCGAGTTAACTCTCGCCCTAATTTTTTGAATTCCATAAGTAGAGCAGCTTAGTTCCTTAGAGTAAACTTTACTTTACATTAAAAACTGCGAAAAATCAAAACATGCAACATAGATTCATATCTCTGCAACATAAAGTCAAACTAATTCTTAATTAGTGCAAGCGTTAGCAACATAGTCAATAACTACCGACCTCCCTGATTTATTTTATTTGAGTTGTCATTATTTAACAACATTTTCAACAAAAAAATCAGGAGGACGAAATGAAATCTTTAATTTTAGTATTGGTTGCTTGCCTGCCAGTATTCTTTTTCAGTTGTCAAGAAAATCTAATAAATCAACCAGAAACCTCACAAATTCAGAAAGACAACCTGCCTTTAACTAATTCAATAAAAATTTGCTGCGAAGTCAAAGATCCAAGATATGGAGTCTGTAACCTGAACGGCTGTGTTGACTTCACTCTTGAGATAATCAGGGAAGCTATGCACCCGAGGGCTATACATATGGTATCAGTAAAATTGTATATGAATACAATTCTCTGTGATAAGCTTGGTATGGTTCATCTTGAATGGCGTGCAGAAGACAGAACTGAAGACATAGTTTATGTAAGCGAAGACGGTATCGTACTTCTAGAAAAAAGTTACTGGATAACTAACCGAAATGATGTCGTTTTATTGGTTAAATACCTTGTGACGACAAATGGAATCGGTATTGCAGATGCAAATCTTGTTTCGTTAGAGAAATAATTTATTAACAATAATTAAAGGAGCACTAAGATGAAAAAGTTATTTATTCCTTTTGTTAAAACTGTGGTGTTTTTTTCTGCCTATTGGCTATTTGCGGTGGCAGTTATCAGCCTGGCTGGATGCCAGGAAAACGATATAGCCGGACCTGTTAGCAGCTTTGATAAAGAGCAGAAAGGAACGGCTGACACTTTTTTCCGGGGAATCATAAGACTTGACGGAGTTCTTGACGATCCATACCCGATTGTAAATTCTTTTTACAGAATTTCCGGTGAGATAGAATTTGAAATGCAGAGTATTCTCACTAATTCAATGCCTGTTTTATCAAAGCAAATCGTAAACATCCATTTGGTTGCCAGTGCAGATCTTCAATATGTCTGCACAGTCTGTTCTCCTTCACCGGAAGATGACTTATCCGGATTTTTATCAGAGGTATCTGATGACAGGGTTGCACTTGCAGGTAGCAGTGTATCACTGCTTGAAAAAACCTATACCATCCAGGGACGCGATGATGGAATGATGCTAAAATTGACATTTATAATTTCTAATAGCGGAGTTGAATTATGCACAATGCGGTTGGCTTTACCAT
This window encodes:
- a CDS encoding M28 family peptidase translates to MKKFLLFLCLLILCSSTLLGQDEYPRPLEEVDVSQIWHSTPGVIPENNMMYDPIVSDIINQTNLDSLVSYVRILSGEDSVWIGSTKVLIQNRGSSGGDLAADYLIQKLASYNLEIYDQIYSSTGRNVYAMQEGYLYPEQQYIICAHYDAVDVYCADDNATGVAAVIEAARILSKYDFKYTLIYALWDEEEIGLVGSNYYASQASSNQDDIQGVLNMDMLAWDGNNDNLLDIHTQNTGNSNDLANLMVVVNYLYGLSLNPVIYNPGTWQSDHSSFWNHGYGAILLIEAYYGGDLNPYYHSIDDRIDKFNLSYFHNLSKLSIGTISSLLEATQDTLLASITPDLGYQTYPVNVQIKGVNTHFQEGTGTEQVWFSMDQETILADNFNVNSNTLLSAQFQIPATAAIGLWDVIVECSIDGIISKAEAFEILPPPAIIVVQPDSIVVGVLPGSTKTKILTISNEGETDLNFNIIGGFSSTNYALLYDGMDDYVEVPDNPELSAIGSFFTLEFWIKIDSYPNIQREVLGKWGNGYIEDDEYAICIDPSGILGIGISGNTGQTIKAEVFSDPIQPQIWKHITVVFDANISSLKVYGDGILEGEANTNTIIMDRDTDQSFFIGAYDFSWSFFKGLLDDVRICNVARTQSDIQEDMYQQLSGSETGLLGYWQFNEGTGDITSDKTVNANNGSLFGGVQWTTSSAPLMPGWFFTSTDSGICSPHTSMDIELLFDATEVDTRDYHASIIVKNNDPFTPSVVVPIHMIVSSSVGIEDGLNNPLVFNLEQNYPNPFNPSTTIKYSIPMLSKVKLTLFNLLGEEVTTLVNEEKIAGNYSIEFNATLLPSGVYFYQLRAGEYTAVKKMILLK
- a CDS encoding choice-of-anchor D domain-containing protein; this translates as MLSYTKSRNAGKTSLQTLFFFLIAVQICFAQAPVISVTPDSLIEDLLSGKTSEQTLTIFNNGSSDLTFEINVRDNFELFLLNSTDDYSIVSSTDPLEVANIPVTDYKSYSGNSSSTGKTFLLEKNEKIYEDKSLAGGLKILLITCGGMPSEIKDALLSFPDIQQVDIFDASGSTPTINQLLPYHTVIAMDNTPYSDPVELGNILADYVDAGRGLILTVATFASGWEITGRLLEDEYFPFNIGYGPVGGATLGTFNPTHPIMQGVTSAYGDLLVDLTVANGAELVASWDTGWPFVATKGKNVVAVNIYVTEPGYWTGDIPLLLHNAAFWAGSCRWLSAEPDNGTITAGSSMDITMKFNAAGLTGGEYNANIKISSNDPVTPELIVPAHLSITDAPAIWTNTDNINFGEVFLGVSDTFYLEVRNIGSQDLLIINSAIQPTEYTVSPAFAGIDPGGSEIFTISFLPTQAGNYPGTLTLTNNDPLYDNYVVDLSGQGVEPPIIVVSPDSLVVGVLPGSTRTKILTISNQGESNLYFNIIGGFSSTNYALQFDGVDDLVEVQDNASLDISTELTIEAWAKVDYQQFYTNPAIVCKYIHPISGYSLNLFSYINNPMTLEFRDLNSNWCYVSSLTTGLNDFTWHHFAGTFDGVKLRIYIDGILDNTSPDYVTSILSNDLNLAIGGVVNIQQWFNGFIDEVRIWNVARSQLEIQNSMYKQLNNIEPGLVAYWQFDEGTGTITYDKTANANNGTLNGGVQWTDVAPLLQPGWFLMSTDSGVCLPHTSMDIELLFNATELDTGDYYAAVIVKSNDPFTPSVIVPIHMKVSTSVGVGDGLNTPMVFNLDQNYPNPFNPNTTIKYSIPELSKVKLTLFNLLGEEITTLVNEEKVAGNYSIEFSAASLPSGVYFYRIQAGSFVDTKKMILIK
- a CDS encoding T9SS type A sorting domain-containing protein; the protein is MGFYVVSPTSTTRCKGNVIRGNRIGSETDSLITYGIQVTHSENSIIENNIIQNLKVTISGADQLTAGIVSVVGSNDIIRSNVISNLRGISGFTTSGIALYGIAGGQGNNSYVYNNMIYDIHSVSTQTNSRVAGIQVQYQNNPKIYYNSVYLSGTGEIQLGSAALYIFSNVTNADVKNNIFVNTRDESPYCGSAIYDYGSANLTSDYNDLYYDNTNNNNCLVRIGSTDYHTLADWQATGKDLHSYVEMPHFISPTDLHIDEGTATYLESRGTPIAEVLTDIDGDVRDNDSTDIGADEFDGIVGVENEETLPTEFALEQNYPNPFNPNTTFRYSIPKQSKVVIKLFDILGNEIATLLDEEKSVGTYELMWNAQNLSSGIYFYQLKAGEFTQTRKMLLLK